In Haematobia irritans isolate KBUSLIRL chromosome 1, ASM5000362v1, whole genome shotgun sequence, a genomic segment contains:
- the LOC142225442 gene encoding uncharacterized protein LOC142225442, producing the protein MKLFKISLILLTILIVHAQASHMKRQSPTGNEDDVGDIGDENQDDEDSNMSENIYIDDNLDNGDDEIKDLHTDAMKSRLATLDRKLCKEQSRYHPHYPKCQLYCENFNYLMGMCRRDTCHCYS; encoded by the coding sequence atgaaattgttcaAAATCTCATTGATTTTGTTGACAATTTTAATCGTTCATGCCCAGGCCTCTCACATGAAACGCCAGTCGCCCACTGGCAATGAAGATGATGTCGGAGACATTGGTGATGAGAACCAAGACGATGAGGATTCTAATATGAGTGAAAATATCTACATCGATGATAATTTAGACAATGGTGATGATGAAATCAAGGACTTGCATACAGATGCCATGAAATCTCGTTTGGCGACATTGGATCGTAAATTGTGCAAGGAGCAATCACGCTATCATCCCCACTATCCTAAATGCCAGTtgtattgtgaaaatttcaactatttgATGGGAATGTGTCGTCGTGATACCTGTCATTGTTATTCATAG